Proteins encoded by one window of Marixanthomonas sp. SCSIO 43207:
- a CDS encoding alpha-ketoglutarate-dependent dioxygenase AlkB has protein sequence MYDEFIYFRKNNDSIHFELPDASVVYYPNFISDKKANQFYKLLINNTPWQQDDIKVFGKVYQQPRLTALYGEKGKSYTYSGITMQALPFTSVLKEIKSMVETVSKEAFTTVLLNLYRDGNDSNGWHSDNEKELGKNPMIASVSFGAERIFHLKHKENKGLKKSIMLQHGSLLIMKGATQEKWKHQIPKTKKTVNPRINLTFRTIK, from the coding sequence ATGTATGATGAGTTTATTTACTTCAGAAAAAATAATGATTCTATTCATTTTGAGCTGCCGGACGCTTCTGTAGTATATTATCCAAATTTTATTTCAGATAAAAAGGCCAATCAGTTTTACAAATTATTAATAAATAACACGCCTTGGCAACAAGATGATATAAAAGTTTTTGGAAAGGTTTACCAGCAACCACGCCTTACTGCTTTGTACGGCGAGAAAGGAAAGTCATACACCTACTCTGGCATTACTATGCAAGCCTTGCCTTTTACTTCAGTTTTAAAAGAGATTAAAAGTATGGTTGAAACAGTTTCAAAAGAGGCATTTACCACGGTTCTTCTTAATTTATACCGCGACGGAAATGACAGCAATGGTTGGCATAGCGACAATGAAAAGGAATTAGGTAAAAATCCAATGATAGCTTCAGTAAGTTTTGGTGCAGAGCGTATCTTTCATTTAAAGCATAAAGAAAACAAAGGTTTAAAAAAGTCAATCATGCTACAACACGGCAGTCTTTTGATAATGAAAGGAGCTACACAAGAGAAGTGGAAGCACCAAATTCCGAAAACGAAGAAAACTGTAAACCCTCGAATTAACTTAACCTTTAGAACAATTAAGTAA
- a CDS encoding S1/P1 nuclease, producing MRQPIILSFLVFLITMTSIAADDWGRNGHRATGAIAEKYLTKKAKRNIANLLNGQSLAMVSTYADEIKSDNKYRKYGPWHYVNFPFDGTYETHPKNEKGDIIVAINTCIEKLKDESVSEEEKIFHLKLLVHFIGDLHQPLHIGLAEDKGGNDFQVRWFNEGTNLHTVWDTKMIEEYEMSYSELALNAEELSNSQLNTIQSGTVIDWMYESRALCKDIYSQTEKGDKLWYPYMYEYMDVLRGQLQKGGIRLAKVLNEIFG from the coding sequence ATGAGACAACCTATTATATTATCTTTTTTAGTTTTCTTAATCACTATGACCTCAATCGCAGCAGATGATTGGGGAAGAAATGGCCATAGAGCAACCGGTGCAATCGCCGAAAAATACTTAACAAAAAAAGCAAAACGCAACATAGCAAATTTACTTAATGGACAATCACTCGCAATGGTCTCAACCTATGCAGATGAAATAAAAAGTGACAACAAATACCGTAAGTATGGTCCTTGGCATTATGTAAACTTTCCTTTTGATGGGACATATGAAACACACCCCAAAAATGAAAAAGGTGATATTATCGTTGCAATAAATACGTGTATAGAAAAACTTAAAGATGAATCTGTTTCAGAAGAAGAAAAAATCTTTCATTTAAAACTTTTAGTACACTTTATTGGTGATTTACATCAACCTTTACATATTGGACTTGCAGAAGATAAAGGAGGTAATGATTTTCAGGTAAGATGGTTTAATGAGGGCACTAATTTACATACGGTTTGGGATACCAAAATGATTGAAGAGTATGAAATGTCTTATTCTGAATTAGCCTTAAACGCAGAAGAATTATCAAACTCACAATTAAATACCATACAAAGTGGTACTGTGATTGACTGGATGTATGAAAGCCGTGCTCTTTGTAAAGATATTTACAGCCAAACAGAAAAAGGAGATAAACTATGGTACCCATATATGTATGAATATATGGATGTTTTGAGAGGACAACTACAAAAAGGAGGAATACGCTTGGCCAAAGTCCTTAACGAGATATTTGGCTAA
- a CDS encoding Arc family DNA-binding protein, protein MPKKKAFALRVNEDMMKAIEKWASDEFRSTNGQIEWMLHEMLKKENRLPKKKD, encoded by the coding sequence ATGCCTAAAAAGAAAGCCTTTGCCTTACGTGTAAACGAAGATATGATGAAAGCTATTGAAAAATGGGCTTCAGATGAATTCCGTAGTACCAATGGGCAGATTGAATGGATGCTTCACGAAATGCTGAAAAAAGAAAATAGACTTCCTAAGAAAAAAGACTAA
- a CDS encoding DUF6503 family protein, translating into MKKLYLLLGVVLLLASCNTNQKKNQEEKIPTEQNNGIGDGAPSLSTAFANTIESTHNKEAFLNNNNVSFDISLNFNGEERLAGTFIMRTNSSKVKYITKDSTTIIYDGKDVYMSPENSNMKSARFDILTWPYFFALPFKLTDPGTVWGDVEQISEKNKSYSRAKLSFKNDVGDTSDDWYQVYADNETNLLNYASYIVTFGKSLDKAEENPHAILYENYQVIDGVAISDKWKFYNWSEEKGLFGEPLGEAKLTNIKFVESVDYTVPENASEVKLPTTK; encoded by the coding sequence ATGAAAAAATTATATCTATTATTAGGCGTAGTATTACTTCTAGCAAGTTGTAATACCAATCAAAAAAAGAATCAAGAAGAAAAAATTCCAACGGAGCAAAATAACGGTATTGGAGATGGAGCACCGTCTCTTTCTACAGCATTTGCCAACACTATTGAGAGTACTCACAATAAAGAAGCTTTTTTAAATAATAATAATGTTTCTTTTGACATTTCTCTCAACTTTAATGGAGAAGAGCGATTAGCCGGAACATTTATCATGCGAACCAATTCTTCTAAGGTAAAGTATATTACAAAGGACAGCACAACCATTATTTATGATGGAAAGGATGTATATATGAGTCCTGAGAATTCAAATATGAAATCTGCTAGATTTGATATTCTTACCTGGCCATACTTTTTTGCTTTGCCCTTTAAACTCACAGACCCAGGAACCGTTTGGGGAGATGTTGAGCAAATTTCAGAAAAAAACAAATCATATTCTAGAGCAAAACTTTCTTTTAAGAATGATGTAGGTGACACCTCAGACGATTGGTATCAAGTTTATGCAGATAATGAGACAAATTTATTAAACTATGCCTCTTACATTGTAACTTTTGGAAAAAGTCTAGATAAAGCTGAAGAGAACCCTCACGCAATTTTGTATGAAAATTACCAAGTAATAGATGGTGTAGCCATTTCAGATAAATGGAAGTTTTATAATTGGAGTGAAGAAAAAGGATTGTTTGGCGAACCATTAGGAGAAGCAAAATTGACCAATATAAAATTTGTTGAATCGGTAGATTATACCGTTCCAGAAAACGCTTCAGAAGTAAAACTACCAACAACAAAATAA
- a CDS encoding alpha/beta hydrolase has protein sequence MKNLLIAFCFLCFGNSIAQNPFISEEIAVTPLIEGTLLLPETSEKKPLVIIIAGSGPTDRNGNQNMMKNNSLKFLAEELYNKGIATYRYDKRILKIMKSGTIDEKKIKFDDFIDDAIAVTDYFQNDSRFEKIFILGHSQGSLVGMIAAKDKADGFISIAGAGQEIDDVIVDQLSKQAPGLVENARKSFDDLRVNGVAQNYSPGLASIFRPQIQPFIYNWMQYNPQEELDKLSIPVLIINGDKDLQVQVSEAEKLQAVKPDAMYKVIPKMNHVLKEIEGNDLENSKSYNQYNLPVSKELITTITQFIEEN, from the coding sequence ATGAAAAATCTACTTATAGCATTCTGCTTTTTGTGCTTCGGAAACAGTATTGCACAAAACCCATTTATTTCAGAAGAAATTGCTGTAACACCTTTGATTGAAGGTACATTATTACTACCTGAAACTTCTGAAAAAAAACCTCTAGTCATCATAATAGCCGGGTCTGGTCCTACAGACAGAAATGGCAACCAAAATATGATGAAAAACAACTCGCTTAAGTTTTTAGCAGAAGAATTATACAATAAAGGAATAGCTACATACCGATATGATAAGCGTATTTTAAAAATTATGAAGTCTGGTACTATTGATGAAAAAAAAATAAAATTTGATGATTTTATTGATGATGCTATTGCAGTGACAGATTATTTTCAAAATGACTCTCGTTTTGAAAAAATTTTTATCCTCGGTCATAGTCAAGGATCTTTAGTAGGAATGATTGCAGCCAAAGATAAAGCAGATGGTTTTATTTCAATAGCCGGTGCCGGTCAAGAAATTGATGATGTAATTGTAGACCAATTATCAAAACAAGCTCCCGGGCTAGTTGAAAACGCCCGAAAATCTTTTGATGATCTTCGTGTCAATGGTGTTGCGCAAAATTACAGCCCTGGATTAGCTTCTATTTTTAGACCTCAAATACAACCTTTTATTTATAATTGGATGCAATACAACCCTCAAGAAGAGCTTGATAAACTATCTATTCCTGTTTTAATAATTAATGGCGATAAAGATTTACAAGTTCAGGTTAGTGAAGCAGAGAAATTACAAGCTGTAAAACCAGATGCGATGTATAAGGTTATTCCAAAAATGAACCACGTTTTAAAAGAAATAGAAGGAAATGACCTTGAAAACAGTAAATCATACAATCAGTATAATCTTCCAGTTTCTAAAGAACTTATAACCACTATTACTCAATTTATTGAAGAAAATTAA
- a CDS encoding TIGR03643 family protein, with protein MKKEEEKFTDRELDRIIEMAWEDRTPFDAITFQFDISEQETIEIMRRQLKPSSFRLWRERVQGRKTKHAKLRETDFDRFKSSRQKHITHNKISKR; from the coding sequence ATGAAAAAAGAAGAAGAAAAGTTTACAGACAGAGAGCTTGATCGAATTATCGAAATGGCTTGGGAAGACCGCACTCCTTTTGATGCTATTACATTTCAGTTTGACATTAGCGAACAGGAAACGATTGAAATTATGCGGCGCCAATTAAAACCGTCTAGTTTTAGGTTATGGCGCGAGCGTGTACAGGGCAGAAAAACTAAACATGCAAAACTAAGAGAAACAGATTTTGACAGGTTTAAAAGCAGCCGACAAAAGCATATTACACATAATAAAATTTCAAAGCGGTAA
- a CDS encoding MauE/DoxX family redox-associated membrane protein, whose protein sequence is MILPWHQYLLGVLLILAGVNHFRKPKMYERIMPPYIPAHATMVLLSGIAEMLLGFMLLNKDTQSIAAWGIIAMLIVFFTVHIHMLQDEKAAMKLPKWVLILRIPLQFALIYWAYQYV, encoded by the coding sequence ATGATATTACCTTGGCATCAATACCTATTGGGTGTTCTATTAATTTTGGCAGGTGTAAATCATTTCAGAAAACCAAAAATGTATGAGCGCATTATGCCTCCTTACATTCCTGCACACGCTACAATGGTTTTGTTAAGTGGCATTGCTGAAATGTTACTTGGATTTATGCTCTTAAATAAAGACACTCAAAGTATTGCTGCCTGGGGTATCATTGCTATGCTAATTGTGTTTTTTACCGTCCACATTCATATGCTGCAAGATGAAAAAGCCGCGATGAAACTACCCAAATGGGTATTGATTCTGCGTATTCCTCTTCAATTTGCTTTAATCTATTGGGCTTACCAATATGTATGA
- a CDS encoding SPFH domain-containing protein: protein MSNEKTIVPANGYLMLFIFFIIIIIGVLGILMTKNPWFIGLFFLAFICLPGFVLVNPNGSRVLLLFGKYIGTIKKNGLFWVNPLYAKKKISLRARNFDSERLKVNDKLGNPVIISTILVWRVRDTHKAAFDVDNYENFVRIQTDAAVRELASKYPYDNFADEGMDADITLRSSMEEVNEALVKGLDERLTIAGIEVLESRIGYLAYANEIASAMLKRQQATAIVAARHKIVEGAVSMVEMALEELSKKQVVDLDEERKAAMVSNLMVILCGDKDASPVVNTGTLNM, encoded by the coding sequence ATGTCAAATGAAAAAACTATTGTTCCGGCTAATGGCTATTTAATGCTATTTATATTTTTTATTATAATTATCATAGGGGTTCTTGGCATTTTAATGACAAAAAATCCTTGGTTTATCGGTTTATTCTTTTTAGCGTTTATATGCCTACCTGGGTTTGTATTGGTAAATCCTAATGGTTCTCGGGTGCTTTTGCTATTTGGTAAATACATAGGAACTATTAAAAAAAACGGTCTCTTTTGGGTAAACCCATTGTATGCAAAGAAGAAAATATCACTTAGAGCTCGTAATTTTGATAGTGAACGTCTTAAGGTAAATGACAAGTTAGGCAATCCCGTTATTATAAGCACCATATTGGTTTGGCGTGTACGTGACACACATAAAGCCGCATTTGATGTAGATAATTATGAAAATTTTGTTCGTATTCAAACCGATGCCGCTGTTAGAGAATTAGCCAGTAAATATCCCTATGATAATTTTGCAGATGAAGGAATGGATGCAGATATCACTCTTCGCTCCAGTATGGAAGAAGTAAATGAAGCTTTGGTTAAAGGACTTGATGAACGATTAACTATCGCTGGAATTGAAGTTCTAGAATCTCGTATTGGGTATTTAGCCTATGCAAATGAAATTGCAAGCGCCATGCTTAAAAGACAACAAGCTACAGCTATCGTTGCCGCAAGACATAAAATTGTAGAAGGCGCTGTTAGTATGGTTGAAATGGCTCTAGAAGAACTTAGTAAAAAACAAGTAGTTGATCTTGATGAAGAACGAAAAGCTGCTATGGTAAGCAATTTAATGGTAATTTTATGTGGTGACAAAGATGCCTCACCTGTTGTAAATACAGGTACTTTAAATATGTAA